A single region of the Methanofastidiosum sp. genome encodes:
- a CDS encoding tail fiber protein — protein sequence SYVPPGIIVAWSGALSSIPSGWLLCDGNNGTPNLIDRFLQGITTSTTAPGTTGGAHSITIGTNGFYADGQTMKQCTQGATFNNRPKYYEVAWIMKA from the coding sequence TCATATGTGCCTCCAGGGATCATTGTTGCATGGAGTGGCGCATTGTCAAGCATCCCATCTGGGTGGCTCCTTTGCGATGGTAACAACGGAACGCCAAATCTAATTGATAGATTCTTACAGGGTATAACGACTTCCACAACGGCCCCTGGAACAACAGGAGGGGCTCACTCAATCACAATAGGGACAAACGGATTCTATGCCGATGGTCAGACAATGAAGCAGTGTACCCAGGGTGCAACATTCAATAATAGGCCAAAGTATTACGAAGTGGCATGGATCATGAAAGCATGA